One window of the Dermacentor andersoni chromosome 10, qqDerAnde1_hic_scaffold, whole genome shotgun sequence genome contains the following:
- the LOC129380644 gene encoding uncharacterized protein isoform X1 has translation MEHFSLRLAIPTLLSFVVLCNSAKFDVCEEKAGIVQKAKATQLAAKLVDKCALPIVSKYKFSTKMIQRAASKMCVVFRFCWHKYAPLKKSKGFDVYREAVLDCVAKMTSLFTAVLNPEWIDAKNLEDPRGLYYDGVNCTRIHNIFTDDAAIGLSGIKWVRDTLF, from the exons ATGGAGCATTTCTCTCTTCGCTTAGCCATCCCCACTTTGCTGTCGTTTGTAGTACTGTGCAATAGCGCAAAATTTGACGTGTGTGAGGAAAAAGCAG GAATAGTGCAGAAAGCAAAGGCAACACAACTCGCGGCGAAGCTGGTCGACAAGTGCGCTCTTCCCATAGTTTCGAAATACAAGTTTTCTACGAAGATGATCCAGCGG GCAGCATCTAAAATGTGCGTCGTATTTCGATTCTGCTGGCACAAGTATGCGCCATTGAAGAAGTCTAAG GGTTTCGATGTCTACCGTGAGGCGGTGTTAGATTGTGTTGCCAAAATGACATCATTATTCACGGCTGTCCTAAACCCT GAATGGATAGATGCGAAGAATCTGGAAGATCCGAGGGGCCTCTATTACGATGGTGTG AACTGTACGAGGATCCACAACATCTTTACCGACGATGCGGCTATCGGGCTCTCCGGAATAAAATGGGTGCGGGACACATTGTTCTAG
- the LOC129380644 gene encoding uncharacterized protein isoform X3, giving the protein MEHFSLRLAIPTLLSFVVLCNSAKFDVCEEKAGIVQKAKATQLAAKLVDKCALPIVSKYKFSTKMIQRAASKMCVVFRFCWHKYAPLKKSKEWIDAKNLEDPRGLYYDGVNCTRIHNIFTDDAAIGLSGIKWVRDTLF; this is encoded by the exons ATGGAGCATTTCTCTCTTCGCTTAGCCATCCCCACTTTGCTGTCGTTTGTAGTACTGTGCAATAGCGCAAAATTTGACGTGTGTGAGGAAAAAGCAG GAATAGTGCAGAAAGCAAAGGCAACACAACTCGCGGCGAAGCTGGTCGACAAGTGCGCTCTTCCCATAGTTTCGAAATACAAGTTTTCTACGAAGATGATCCAGCGG GCAGCATCTAAAATGTGCGTCGTATTTCGATTCTGCTGGCACAAGTATGCGCCATTGAAGAAGTCTAAG GAATGGATAGATGCGAAGAATCTGGAAGATCCGAGGGGCCTCTATTACGATGGTGTG AACTGTACGAGGATCCACAACATCTTTACCGACGATGCGGCTATCGGGCTCTCCGGAATAAAATGGGTGCGGGACACATTGTTCTAG
- the LOC129380644 gene encoding uncharacterized protein isoform X2, producing the protein MSKCAVPEPGIVQKAKATQLAAKLVDKCALPIVSKYKFSTKMIQRAASKMCVVFRFCWHKYAPLKKSKGFDVYREAVLDCVAKMTSLFTAVLNPEWIDAKNLEDPRGLYYDGVNCTRIHNIFTDDAAIGLSGIKWVRDTLF; encoded by the exons ATGTCAAAATGCGCAGTGCCTGAGCCAG GAATAGTGCAGAAAGCAAAGGCAACACAACTCGCGGCGAAGCTGGTCGACAAGTGCGCTCTTCCCATAGTTTCGAAATACAAGTTTTCTACGAAGATGATCCAGCGG GCAGCATCTAAAATGTGCGTCGTATTTCGATTCTGCTGGCACAAGTATGCGCCATTGAAGAAGTCTAAG GGTTTCGATGTCTACCGTGAGGCGGTGTTAGATTGTGTTGCCAAAATGACATCATTATTCACGGCTGTCCTAAACCCT GAATGGATAGATGCGAAGAATCTGGAAGATCCGAGGGGCCTCTATTACGATGGTGTG AACTGTACGAGGATCCACAACATCTTTACCGACGATGCGGCTATCGGGCTCTCCGGAATAAAATGGGTGCGGGACACATTGTTCTAG